The sequence below is a genomic window from Sorangiineae bacterium MSr12523.
GTCATCCGAGCCAGCAAATCCCGAACCCGCGCATCGAGTTTTGCTTCCAGCGAGGCCGCATCTTCTGCCCCGATGAACGCCGATGTCGATTCTTCCGCCGTGTCTTCTCGCTCCGCATCGCGCGGACCCGATTCCGAGCTACACGAAACGAGAGAAGAGAGGGTGGCCGCGGCCATCACGAGGCCACGCGGCAAACGTGCGAGATGTCTCATGAGCAACTCCGTGGGTTGTTGACGATTGCGAGCGCAACTCAACCCATGGACGAAATGCCAGCTCTACGCGTAAATAGCATTTCGTTCATGGTCCTATGCCTTCGAAAATTTCCGTCGAATAGCTGTTGATGCATTGCGACATTTTGGTCCTGCCGCAATGATAGTATAAGGCAAATTGCCAATCGGTGAGCAGTCGAAATGATTCGAAACTGCGTTCCCGAAATCGTCGAATGCGTTCGACGCGTCACGAAATGTTCTAAGCGCATCACAGGGGCTCCTGCTCGCTCCAAACGAACCAAATGGCGCACTGAATGCGATTATCGACGATGGGTTTGGAAAATGGTTGAGATTGTCGGCCTCGCGCTTGGTCCACGATAAGGTGGTGTTTTCGATTTTACGAATCGCCATGTAAATCGATTAATTTGTTATGTGGATTTCATTTCTCGTTGACTTGCTGGCGTCCAGCAACATAAAGAGCGTCTCCGATGGTCTGAATCTCCAGACCGGGGGAGGGCAATGACCGATGAGATGAAGCGTAGCGGCTTCGGATGACGCGCGGACCGCGCCGCGATCACGAATGCCGTGAATGAATCGTCGCGTTCTTACCGGTTTTCATCGAATCTCATTTATCTCTGGCGGAGGTCCATCATGCGCTCCAAGAGAACCACTCGACTGTTCGTACCGATTGTCGGTGTACTTGCTATCGGATGCAGCCTCGGTCCGGTTGCTTGCAGCAGCCAATCCGAGGAAACGGCGGACAAAGCCGCGGCCACCGTGGCGGTGCCCGTCACCGTCGACACCCCGGCAGCCGCCGCCGCGGTATTCCGGGTCAATCCACAGGGCCGAATCACTAAAAATGGTCAGGTATTCCCGATGCGTTGTGGATCCTGGTTCGGACTGGAAGGCCGGCACGAGCCATCCAACGATCCAACGAACCCCAGCGGCGCTCCGATGGAGTTGTACGTAGGAAACACCTTCTGGGCCAACGGAGGATCGGGGACCGGCCGCACGATCCAGCAGACGATGGCGGAGATCGTCGCCATGGGTATCAACGTGGTTCGGCTCCCGGTCGTTCCGCAAACGCTCCGCGCCGACGACCCGCAGGGCCGCGCCCCGTACTTGAAGAACCACTCATCCGTCCGTGTGGCCAACGCACGGCTGGCGCTGGAGCAGTTCATCAAGCTCGCGGATCAGAACAACATCGAAGTCATCCTCGATGTGCACTCCTGCTCCAATTACGTCGGCTGGAGGAAGGGACGCCTGGATGCCCGCCCGCCGTACAGCGATCGCAATCGAGACAATTACGATTTCAAACGAGAAAACTACTCCTGCTCCGCAACGGGCAACCCCAGCTCGGTGACCACGATTCACGCCTACAATCGAACGATGTGGCTGAACGATCTCCGCACGTTGGCTGGGCTCGGTCAGCAACTGGGTGTGGACAACATCATCGGCATCGACATCTTCAACGAGCCCTGGGATTACACGTGGCAGGAGTGGAAAACGCTCACGGAAGCTGCGTATACGACGATCAACGCCGTCAATCCCAATACGTTGCTGTTCGTTCAGGGCATTTCGGCGACGGCCGGAAATCAGGATGGTACGCCGAGCACCGTCGTCCAGGTGCCGCACGGGGATCCGGCCTCCAACCCGAACTGGGGCGAAAACCTGTTCGAGGCGCGCAACAATCCGATCGGTATCCCGAAGGAGCGGTTGGTGTATTCACCGCATACCTACGGTCCCTCGGTATTCGTGCAGAAGATGTTCATGGATCCCGCCCAGCCGCAATGTGCGGGGCTGGAGGGCGATGCGGCCGGAGACGCGAAGTGCAAGATCGTCATCAACCCATCGCTGCTTCGTGCGGGTTGGGAAGAACACTTCGGTTACCTGAAAAATCAAGGCTACGCGGTGGTCGTCGGCGAGTTTGGCGGCAATATGGATTGGCCCCTTGGCCAAGCCAGCATCCGCGATCGCAACCGCTGGAAGCACATCACTCCCGGCGTCGATGGCGCCTGGCAGAACGCCTTCGTCGACTACCTGGTCTCGAAGGGCATCGAAGGTTGTTATTGGTCCATCAACCCCGAATCGGGCGACACCGCCGGTTGGTATGGCCACGCGTACGATCCCATCAACAACACGGCGGGTTGGGGTGAGTGGCGGCCCTTCGATTCCCGAAAGACCACGCTGTTGAATCGGCTCTGGGGCAGGTAGGGCCGTAACTGCCAAGTATCTCTCCTGCGTCACTGCCATTGAATTTCCGATGGAGGTCCATCATGTACCATCTCGACACGACTCGATTGTTCGTCTTCCTCGTTGGTGCACTTGCTCTCGGACCGGCTTGCAGCAGTCCGGCAGAGGAAGCGCCCGGAAATATCGGCTCGTCGGCTGCGGAGAGCGCCGCGAGCACCGCGCCACTGGTCAAAGTGGATAATCCGTATGCCGGCGCGCGGGTCTACGTCAACCCGGACTGGTCGGCCAAAGCGGCCGCGGAGCCGAATGGCAGCCGGATTGCCAACCAACCCACCGCCGTGTGGCTGGATCGGATCGCCGCGATCAACGGCACGTCGGGTGCGCGCGGGTTGGTCGCGCATCTCGACGAGGCGGTGCGGCAGGCGGGCGGCAACCCGCTGGTGATCCAACTGGTGATCTATGACCTGCCCGGACGAGACTGCGCGGCGCTCGCGTCCAACGGCGAGCTCGGACCGACCGAAATCGGAAGGTACCAGCACGAGTACATCGACGTCATTGCCGGAATCCTTGCCAGGCAGGCATATCGCAACTTGCGGATCGTCACGATCATCGAGCCGGACTCGCTCCCGAACTTGGTGACCAACGCCGATGGTCAGCCGGGCGCGACGCCGCAGTGCGCGACGATGAAGCAGAATGGCAACTACATCACCGGTGTCGGCTATGCGCTGCACACGTTGAACGCGGTTGGTAATGTGTACAACTACGTCGACGCGGGACACCATGCCTGGCTGGGATGGGACTCCAACTTCAACCCGGCCATCGACGTGATGAAGCAAGCCGCGACGGCGGCCGGCGCGACCGTCAACGACGTGACAGGATTCATCACCAATACGGCAAACTACTCGGCCCTCGTGGAGCCCTACTTCAAGGTGACCGACACGGTGAATGGCAGCAGCGTCCGACAGTCGAAGTGGGTCGACTGGAACTACTACGTCGACGAGCGCTCGTTCGCCACGGCATTCCGGAATGGCTTGGTGAGCCGAGGAGGCTTCCCGTCGAATATCGGTATGCTGATCGACACGTCGCGCAATGGGTCGGGAGGATCGGCACGGCCGACCGGACCTGGGCCAATGACCAATGTGGATGCCTATGTGAACGGCGGCCGAATCGATCGTCGCATCCATGCGGGCAACTGGTGCAACCAATCCGGTGCCGGGATTGGTGAGCGGCCGCGGGCGAATCCAGCATCGGGAATCGATGCCTACGTCTGGATCAAGCCACCGGGTGAGTCGGACGGTTCCAGCACGTACATCCCGAACACCGAGGGCAAGGGCTTCGACCGGATGTGCGACCCGACGTACACCGGCAATGCCCGCAACGGCAACAACATGTCCGGAGCGCTGCCCAACGCCCCGCTGTCCGGGCACTGGTTTTCGCAGCAGTTCCAGCAGTTGATGGCCAACGCCTTCCCGCCACTGTAAGCCCCGGCGGGGCGTGCCACGCGAACCCTATTCAATCTCAATGGCCCACACTGTCCGAGCGAGGAGATCTCCCATCATGAAAAGCTTCAATCACCTCACGGCGCTGGTCTTCACGCTGTTCGTCGCGATGACCGCGAAGCCCGCTCGGGCAGCCACGGCCGGCACCGGTTACTGGCACACGAACGGCAGGCAGTTGCTCGACGCCAACAATCAGCCGGTGCGAATGGCCGGGGTCAACTGGTTCGGTCTCGAGACCGCGAACTACACCCCGCACGGGCTCTGGGCGCGGGGCTACAAGGACATGCTGAACCAGATGAAGAGCCTGAAATACAATACGATCCGGCTCCCGTTCTCCAATCAGCTGTTCGATGCCGGCAGCACGCCCAACAGCATTCGATACGACCTCAATCCGGACTTGCAAGGATTGTCCGGCATTCAGA
It includes:
- a CDS encoding glycoside hydrolase family 5 protein, translated to MRSKRTTRLFVPIVGVLAIGCSLGPVACSSQSEETADKAAATVAVPVTVDTPAAAAAVFRVNPQGRITKNGQVFPMRCGSWFGLEGRHEPSNDPTNPSGAPMELYVGNTFWANGGSGTGRTIQQTMAEIVAMGINVVRLPVVPQTLRADDPQGRAPYLKNHSSVRVANARLALEQFIKLADQNNIEVILDVHSCSNYVGWRKGRLDARPPYSDRNRDNYDFKRENYSCSATGNPSSVTTIHAYNRTMWLNDLRTLAGLGQQLGVDNIIGIDIFNEPWDYTWQEWKTLTEAAYTTINAVNPNTLLFVQGISATAGNQDGTPSTVVQVPHGDPASNPNWGENLFEARNNPIGIPKERLVYSPHTYGPSVFVQKMFMDPAQPQCAGLEGDAAGDAKCKIVINPSLLRAGWEEHFGYLKNQGYAVVVGEFGGNMDWPLGQASIRDRNRWKHITPGVDGAWQNAFVDYLVSKGIEGCYWSINPESGDTAGWYGHAYDPINNTAGWGEWRPFDSRKTTLLNRLWGR